Within Xiphias gladius isolate SHS-SW01 ecotype Sanya breed wild chromosome 5, ASM1685928v1, whole genome shotgun sequence, the genomic segment CAAAGGTCAATCACTTCTTGTTCAGTAAACTTAACATGTTGGATAATTTCCAGTTATTGACACAGGTCATTCAGCCATgcatgtcttgttttcttctttgtggcAGCAACGAGTAATGTCGTGTTTCCGGGCATGGGAGGACTGGGCTGTATATCCTGACCCCTTCCTTATCAAGCTGCAGAACATCTTTCTGGGTCTAGTTAATCTCTCTGCAGAGAAGGAACCTGCTGGTCAAATTGTCGAGGCAAATGATTTAACAATACTTCACTATTGTAATACTTTCAAAACCTATCCAATCTATTACTAAAGTCGtttcttgaatatttttgtgcCATCTTTTCCCCAGGCTGAGCCAGCAGAGGACATTGACGGGGCTCCAATAGGGGAGTATGTAGATGGCACTTCACTGGAGGATGTAGATGGGGTGCCGATTGAGCCAGGACCTATCGATGGGGCTCCTATTGATGGAGCACCCCTGGATGACCTAGATGGTGTTCCTATCAAACCCATGGAAGAAGACATAGATGGAATACCTTGTAAGTGATGCAGACTTACATAGGATGTTTTATGTGTTGTACTGTATTCAGCTCTTGAACAATGGCCAAGTTTCTTATTTTCCTGGTTTTATAGTGGATCAGTCCAAGGAAGCGACCTTCAAGGTAGCGCCGTCAAAATGGGAAGCAGTGGACGAGTCAGAGTTACAAGCTCAAGGTGAGACCTTTAGGTGGCAAATTACTCAGTTGTATCAACATTGTTTACCCAAATTACTGTATAGGAGTATGGATAATATGATAGTCATACATGTGAAGTTGCCATTATATTGACCTTGGTGCCGCTTCTTAATTGGCTTGTGATTGCTCCTCAGCTGTGACAACCTCAAAATGGGAGATATTTGAGCAgccagaagaaacaaaaaagtgagttttgtttgttttttgttttccctatCTTTTAGGATAATGCTCTGTTCTGTTACACTGCATATACCTTGGTGCACCCTTAACCTTTTTTGTAAACTGTTTCCAACTCTGAAGAGATGaggacagtgatgatgatgacaggaGCCCTCACTCTGAAGATAATCAAACCTACTCCAACCCCATCAGAGATGACTCAGATATTAAGGCCAAGATGTCTGAAATCAATGAGGAGAAACGCACCAAGCTCAGAGAGATAGAGGTACTTTACAACTACCGCAAATGCCCATACAATGTATACCAAGATATATTATTTGTGGTGTTTTGTATGCACAAGAAATTCATCGTTTTgaccattttccttttcttgtatTGTTCACCAAGGTTAAGGTCATGAAGTTCCAGGATGAGCTGGAGTCTGGGAAAAGACCAAAGAAGCCTGGTCAGAGTATTCAGGAGCAGGTGGAGCATTACAGGGACAAACTACTACAAAAGGTACTGAATTGGGCTCTGAAAATTTTACCAAAAATGATACTAAATACAGgaagtaaaatttaaatttggggtcacttattttctctttctgtaggaaaaagaaaaagaaaaacttgaacgagagaaagagagggagaagaaagagaaggagaaagctGAGGCACGGTTGAAAGACttgaagaaggaaaaagagaaggaggacaCACCAACCAGGAAAGAGAAGTGAGATAGCCATTTGGCAGGTTGCAATGTGTAGTGTGAGGTTCATTAATGTGTAATAGTGTAGTTCTAGTATTTCAGAGTGTGCTTCATAAAAGTGATAaatcatgggattttttttaatttcccatcTGACAGATATTTGTCCCCTCCGGTTGCTAGGAAGCGGCGTCACAGTGGGTCACCCAGTCCAACCCGGAGTAGTAGCAGACGAGGCCGGTCATCCTCGCCCCGCTCAGAGCGGTCAGAAAGATCAGAACGTTCTGACCGATCCTACTCTAAAGACACATCTTCCCGCTCTTCCCATAAAGATTCCCCTCGATCCAGCAACAAAAAGTCCTCCAAGAGGTAAGACAATCTGTCAACTGCAACAACTGATGGTGGTAAGAGCTTGGTCTTGGTTTGTACCCCTACATTTTAACATACAATCCCCCCCAAATATTAATTGCAGTGCGGTTATGGAGGTTAAATTGTAAAGATGTAATAAAAGTGTTGTATGTTTGTCTCACTAGATCTCCCTCATCACCTCGCACACCAAAACGATCCAGAAGGTCACGCTCCAGGACGCCCAAGAAATCAGCTAAGAAGTCCCGTTCCAAATCAAGGTCTCCTCATCGGTCTCACAAAAAATCAAAGAAGAGCAAACACTGACACGTCTTTTCCTTTAACCTCCTCCCCTCCGTTGCTCCGTGTTGTATAAAAGATTGACAGTGATTTGGCAGCTGAAGATCTCTGCCCAAATGTTAATGTATAGACTGAAGAGTGGAGGGTGCTGCATGGGTTGCCATCTGGTGTATCAAATGGATGGGCCAttgctgttttatattgtacaaaaaaaaaaaattgtgcttgTGTGTCCTGATTCCCATCCACCTCCCAGTGGAATTCATCCATGTGGTAGACCACACCCATACAGAGTGTGATGACAATAGTCTTATATTCAtgctgtcattttctgtttttgtagttCACATTAAAAAGAATTCCTAATAAACAAGTGTCATTTTTAATCAAGTATAATGTTGTGACATTCAGAAACTGTCCTTAATTTTCATTGTGTATTTTGGTAACACTTATTTTGTTATGGCAAAAATGTGACTGACAGTCTGAGCAGGGCAATGTAATAGTATTTGCAATTTAGTGAAGCTGGTTTGACGGTTACTTTACAGTTTGGCCTGTGGGTTCTTTCTGATCCCTCAGTTCTAAATGAGCAGTGGAGAAGAGGTGCACCTCATCTGGTCCATCAGCAATGAGCGTCCGCACATAGAAATACTTGATGTTGAATGTGGAAATATTGGTGTCAGAAAGCAGATTTATTCAATGCTTATTCTCATGTGTGTGACACACCTGCACCTCCATAAATCTGTATAGCAGAGGTCATCCTGGCTGCTGCCACTTCGATCATAGCAGTCTTAACAAGTAGACCAGtaaaacagctaaaaacaaGAAACTAGCTGTGTCCCAAATCAGTATTATATATTAAATCAAAACAGGTTAAGCATATATTGTATAGTGTGGACACACTGGAAAATGACAAAGTATCCTATCAAcagttcctttaaaaaaaaaaaaaaaaaacttttgatttGAGAATGTACACTGTGCTCCCACAGTGcaattttacattaaatgaGGGAGCTGCTCACAGATGCAAATAATTCAAACTAACTGAAGATAGTGGtgaaacaactacaaaaaaaagtagtgaCCTTTGGAAAAACGTTTTTACTGCCTAATTTTTAGGCTAAGTTGGTGGTGGCACCCTGAAGTCACACAACGACATCTGACAGGACAAGTATTTTCTGtaggtatacagtatgttgactTCTTGTATTCTAATTGCAAAAACAGTTTGCTATAAACATTAGCATGTACTGTTTACAATTAGTATATAGTGTGGAATTAGGACACAGGATGTGATTATATCGTGAACAGATTAACAGCGTTACCAGTTTGCGAGCAGCCCGGCTGCCCACTGTATCCAGTGCATCAGCATGTAGAGTCAACAAGCGGGTCTGTTCAGTCATGAGATGGCACCCTGCCATCCAGTGAGCAACATCGTCCTAGACACACAGATAACACACATACTTACTCATATTTATCTATAAAATCTGTCCACTAGGTGTCCACAGCAGGAAAGAGTTCAGCATATGCTACCACAGCCCTGAAATTACAGTTGGAGGAATCTCTGGGTAGATGTTGACTCACATGTTGGTACTGGCAGCTCCAGTGCCAACTCTGCCAGGCCAACAGCACTCATACAGCGGTACAGCCTGCCAGGCCCCAGGCAACCCTGGGCAATCTCAAATCCCCTGCCCTCTCCTGGAAATGAATGCACAGTGGGAAGGAACCCAGATACATAACAGAGACCATTACCATGAATAATCACAGAGGAGAGAAATCagaattataaattatatttctgtCCTTTTGACCCCATAAGGAAAGATAAGGATCATATATTTCTATGGCTTTATAGCTGTAACATGCTTCTtaagaaggaaacaaacacaaagcaatacAGAGTCTTACCAAGAATGTTGGGTATGAGGATCATACCGTGTTGGCCATGCCTAAGAAACAAATTTATAACCAAAActttaaagtaataataaataatacttttcactttttttgttaaatctgcAATTCCACAATAACTATTCTGACCATGTTTTTTATACTGCtctaaaaatgacacatttttcagCAACCATTGCAGGTGAGAACTTTCAGCCCTAACTTATTTCACTCTCTTTGGAAAGCGGTTGGGTGTGTGTTATTTAACACTGCTGAGGCAACAATGAATGACAAAGTGTATTACACAtcttgggtgtgtgttttttgttagtttttccATTATCATCCTAAACGCTTTTAACGGATAAAGATCAGTGCCAACAACctgtcagccacaacatttaactGACAAGCATCTAGAAGATtaaattgatacatttttctgcCTTGTGATACAAACTTCAAACTGAAACACTAGGCAGTGTTATTAAAATCCAAGGGCATGCTAGGAAGTACACCCTGTCCCTAAGCAAAGTCCATTTCCATTATAATAGTAGCACAGAGGAAGTTTAGTGGGAGAAATAGCCTCCTAAGTAAAGTGGAAAGataaacaaacacgcacagaatcatttaaatatcaaaaaaattatataaaaaccAGAGGAGGACTTCTTTGGTAGAATTGGAATATTGCTTACATAAATCCTGGAAGGATAAAACCTGTGGTTAAAGTCAAGACATTAGAAGCCTGAACTCCTGCACAAATACAAGAAGAATCTTTCTTACAATCCCAAACACCAGAGgaaacaaacatgcaaatattcTTCACCACATGACTGTTCTACTGATCTGCTGCTAACATCCTGAGAACTGCTCCTGCAAATCACAATGGCCACTTTGCATTGGGGATTGCCAGTACCTGCAGAGAACAGTCAGAAATTGTGTGATTCATTTGTATACATGTCTTGTTGCTCTCCAGTAGTATAAAAAACACCGGGACAACCAACTTTTCACAGCATGACAGTCTGTCCTTTCCATGACCAGAGTTTAGTCAGAAACTGACTGGGAAGTGCCAAACATGGATGGAGGTAGTGACAGATTGATGGGAGAGAGTGGCCAGCCGAGGCAGCCACAAGTTGATTCACATTTTGGAGTTGGATTCTTTTACAAATAGTAACTTTCAGTTTGTCGTTAAGAAGATCTTGTTTGTTGGAAAAATTAACTTGAGTAATTTCtggaaaaaatattcttttatgGCTGCAAAAACATATAAACACTGTACAAAACTCCCACTGCAGGCCAATGTCAGATAGGAATTGTATAAATCAGTTTTACATGGTATTACACAAAGAAGATAAAGTGGAAAAGAGGTGTAAAATATCTGATAACCAGATAGCTGCAGCGCACAGAGTAACACTGGCCAAATGCAGAATACTTTGGAATTTCCCTGGTTGGGAGTTCACTTTCAGACTAGACAGACATGACAAACAGAAGAACAGTTTTCCTTATGGCCTCGGATCCCGAAGGCAGTCAGAGTGACCAATGATCTGCCTTCCTGTTTTAATTTCTGGAAAAACTGTCCCCTAAGGACAGGACATATGGCCACCAGACAGCTACAAACTCAACATCAGTTCTCTTTGAATACTCACAGAATGAGAATCACAACATTTGAACAAGTGAACacttaaaaacacttaaaagaaCTTCCTGAGAACATAAAATccaaatgttttatgttgttgaaTCTTTGGAAAACGTTTGTGTCAAGTATGATGTACTATGAAAACCGATACCTttttactttgacaaaaaatgtttgactttcAAAGAATTTTATGGAAtcatgcttgttttttttcagattaaaagtATCTAAAATTGAATAGTTCATTCCACAGGATCTTCGCTAGTGTGAGTGAGGCTGGTAAACAATGACATAACattccagcacacacacacacacacgcacacacgcacttcTATTGAGAGCTACGTGGTGAAGAGTGTGTCAGCAGTGAAGGGAGTGGGGCAAGTTGAGGCAAAGagattcagtcagtcagtcatttcaGTGCTGCAGTGCATGCAACTTTTCTACTCAGGATTCATCACAACTGTTTGTGTGCGATAAAAAAAGGATTAATATCCTCAACTTCACAAATCTCACTAAAGGAACAGACACAAggtaagaaaatatttaaaaaatttaagaCTTTACTCAATATTTTGTTCACTTTAGACAGTCAAAGTCCTGGatattttatgactttattATAACCATGGTGAGATGATGATAACAGCTAAATTTACCCTGTTGAATTAGATTTGCTCATTTGTGTTAGTCTCcttaatgttttgtaaaaagtttgttttctgatcaGTAACACAGCCAAAGTACATCATTATTACTATAAGCACTATTAATTTAGATTATACCTCAGCTGCCAAAAGAAATGCCACTTTGATTGTGATTTTGCTTAGATCTTGTTAACCTTTTttgataaaacaaattaaataaacaatctATCatccaaatttaaagaaaaatgtcaccCCACTACTAAAATCTACTACATCTAAACTGACTGAAAGGGGCTTTCAATACATAAAATAACTCTTTCAGCTAAATATATCATTACtatatttttccagtgttgttaaaggtttgtttacatctgtaTTGTTTGTACATGAAGCAGTGAAATAGGGCTGTATTTCCAATTATCATCACTTAACAAACCAACCAATTTTAAATCAGTATATTTAACTACTAAATCACACatccaaatttattttcatttatgtggTCAAACAATGAATTCGgccttctttctttatttaatttgaccGAATAACCCAAATAAACACTATCAAAACATAAAGACTTCTATTAACCTATTATGCCCCCCTTATATGAAGCACAGCTGTTGACAGCAGTGGAATTCTAGAAAAAATTATGTATTCTAATGAACATCTGCTTCAGAAATCCTGCTCCTCCCATTCGGGAGATCGTGGCTCATTATAtaacaaatctgaaaaattttcataaaataactGTTTCCCATCTTAGTACCAAGTataatttgccaaaatgtttctgagatgcaaaatattttttgcataaCATCTTGGTTTTCGGCCACGAATGATATCGTCAGTCAAGTAATGTGTTTTGCAGTTTCCTAAATTCCATTTGTTTGTGAATTGgatagaataaaaaatatatgaaagtaATATCTACATGAACAAAGGGTAATTATTAATTTCAACTCAGTTTGATCATGGTGTTCCTAAAGGGATTGTTAAGATATTTTTCCAATGAGAATTATTGTTTTTGATCAGAAACAGTAGGAGTCAacatgctcacatacacagagtTCTGTATTTAAAAGTCCTCAGTAGACACGAAATCTGCATCTGGAATGAAGAACTGCGGAGGGGATGTTTACAACATATTGAGTCTGGATGAAAGTCTCACTTCAATGGGGCATCCTGTTGAaccagcacatacagtaaaagcAACAGCCTGGATTTGAACCTAGCAAGAGACCTTTGTTTCACTTGTGTGTCAtcctcatctctccctccacaTATTTACTGTCATTCTTGACTTAACTGTCTCCTACAGGCTAAATGCcattaattattaaaagaaagaaaagaaattggaGTTGTATACATGAGCCACTGTGTTCAGTGATCAGATAAGGTAAACTGCAAATAAGGTAAACCAAAAGCTGCCATTTCTGAAGTCTGCAGATCGCTCATTAACCAACAGAATGCAAACTAACTGAATTCAAAAGGTGATTAGAGGTTCTGCAAGTCTCTTGTCTGCTTTTTTCCCTCAGAGCTGTGTTCATTAGGGTTattcacacccacacaaacagacagacagggctTAGGCCATTAGGGAAATCATGCATGAGAGATTCCTTTGACTTAGAATACAGAAATAATTCCTCTTTCCTGTTTCCAAGGTAAAGGAGCTCATGGTTTAGACTGTTCTTTTtctgctagaaaaaaaaacaaaaaaacaaaaaacaaaacaaaacacagaaattacacTTTTATGCAATTGATTAATTATATAGTCCATAGTGTGTATCACAACATCAGCAATCAAAAAAGGGTTAAGTGAAATGTTTTcccatttgaaaataataatttaaaaaaaatcttccctAAACTCTACTCTTTTTTTCTATACAGCAAAAAAATGGAAGATTTCGATTATCAGGACTCCAGCTTAAATGACAGTTACGATTACAATTACGAACATAGTGTCTGTGACAAAGAGGAAGTGCGCTCTTTTGCCAGTGTCTTCCTCCCAGTCATCTATGCCCTGGCTCTAGTGGTTGGTCTGGCTGGGAATACCCTGGTAGTGGTGGTCTACGCATCACGGTTGCGACTAAGAACACTGACCGATGTGTGCATCCTTAACCTTGCCATTTCGGATCTTTTGCTTCTCTCCACCCTGCCCTTCTGGGCGGCTGATGCCATCCATGGCTGGAAGTTGGGTTCGGCAGCCTGCAAGCTCACCTCCTTCCTCTACAGTACCAACTTCAGCTGCGGCATGCTGCTCCTGGTGTGTATCAGTGTGGATCGCTACCGTGCTGTAGCTCAAACTCCAACAAGCAGGACTGGAACAGGTGCTCGGGTACGGAGACAATGGCTCCtcgtgtgtgtggtgttgtggGCTGTAGCCAGCTTTCTTGGCCTTCCCGAACTCATCTTCTCCACAGTGAAACACGCACATAACAGGATGGCCTGTGTAGCCGTCTACCCACTCAGCATGGCCCGACCTGCAAAAGCTGCCCTGGAGCTGCTGGAAGTAACCCTTAGATTCTTGCTACCTTTCTTGGTCATGGTGGTGTGCTACTGCTGGATAGGACGGGCACTGAGCTGGGCAGCTGGGGTGCGGAGATACCGGAAGTGGCGCGCCCTACGAGTCCTGCTGGCTGTGGTGGCCATATTCCTGCTCACCCAGCTGCCCTACAACGTGGTCAAGCTGTGCCGAGCAATGGATGTCATGTACATCCTTGTAACCGACTGTGATGTCAGCAAAGGCCTGGATCGCGCTCTTCAAGTGACAGAGAGCCTGGCATTGACCCATGCTTGCATTAACCCTGTCCTCTATGCCTTCATCGGATCCTCTTTCAGGGGACACGTCCTCAAGGTTGCCAAACACCTTGGAATGCGACTTAAGAGACGGCCAAGACACGTCAATGAGGAGCCGGCAGTGGAGATTTCACTCAACGCATGCACTCAAACGCAATTCCACACTGATTCAGAAGACCGAGACACAAGCACCTTTACTATTTAAGACTAAAAACATATCTATTTTCTTGTAAGCACCTATACAAAATtgtctatctatatatatatttccacATCTTTATTATCATAAAAAGGCATAGCATCAATAACCATAAATGTTACcccactcaaagcgctttacactacatgccgAATTAAACCATTCATATatcgcattcacacacatactcacacatactgatggcagaGCCATCAGGGGCAATCTTGGGTTCAGGATCTTAACCCAAGGACTCTTTGTCAggcggactggaggagccagggatcaaaccacctTCCCCCCGTTAGTAGACGAACCGCTccacctcctgagccacagccgtcTTAATTCTTAgtgtaataaatatatatgcacAGTGACTTTATATGCACTAAGCAAAGTATTTTGTataaatgatgtattttgttaaataaagcaaatattttCACGGACATGCATCAAACAGCGTTTGTTGCAATTAAATGCAGCTGAAACTCAAGATTTTCCAAGTACTACTCTGGTTCATCAAGACAAAACCAATTATACATTGCAGTCTCCGCTGCATCTGCATCTCATTTTATTACATCAAGTGGCTTTGGGTTTGGCTGAGGGATGGCTTGATTGCACAGTGGGCAACCCATTAAGTCAAAAAAGATTTGgcagacaaagacagaatgGCAAACAATAGGAAGGACCCCTCCATACCGTCAAAGTATGAAACAACAAAGTGCCGTGCTTCTTGAAGGAGCTTCAAGTGTGAATGGTCTTTTTAATCcaatcatctttttcttttttttaatgtcaataaTATGAGCTTGAAAGACTAATTGTTTTGCAGCGTAATGCATCCAAAGATCTGTGTAGTGACATAATATTTTTGTGGTATGTAACTAAAAATTGTGACTTTCATCTTTTCCCCTTTGAAATTACTCAATGCCATCATATAACATTACGCTAAAACTAATCCTAATACAGCATTTCAAATCTAGCCTCAGAGTCTTGGCCACAGTCCAAGAGGTAACAGTGCAATATTCAAACTTGATTACACTACTATAGCTATAACAGAGAGGTTTCGGATTAATTTGGTTAGACCGGTTTATAAAGACCTCTAGACACAACACAATATCATTGTTTGCCATTCTTCCATTTGTATTCagcttttttctctcagctttggacaaaagcataagtcaaatgaatgaaatctgCAGTACCTGTTAGGCGTCCTCTTTCCACTGTAATGCCTTACAGCTTGGATCTGTGGGAGCTGGACACTACAATACACAAAATAGGTCTGTCTGACTAGAGAGACAAAAGTTTAGGCTAAGATCTTAATAGTCTCCAAGCAGAGGGATGATCGGGTACCGGTAATAAAAGTATTAAGTTGCATGTCACAAGACTAAATAAGAAACACAGATGTTCTACATCTTGTGTGACCCTCACTTATTTGTGTATCAACTTGCCATTATTAAACTCTGCATTTACTGtctgcatttcatttgaattcattttggTATGGCCAAGATGTACATCATGCTTTTCTTAAACAGTAAATGATCAAGTATTCATTGGCAGGCAGTACATGGCTCAACATTGAACTATAACATCAAATCATGAtgttttacttgattttaaCTTAGCCTGACGAAAGCCAAAAGTGTAATGACTAGTATGATGATTCCATTCCAATAGCAACTACTAATAATGTTAAACATGTTTACATCGTCTGTGCTTCAGTAtcagtgtgcgtgtgtatgtgtgtgtgtgtgtgtgtgtgtgtgtgtcaatacaAACGCCTATGGCTTAAAGATAAAAGATTGAAAGTCTGGGAACAATTTGAGTATATCATCATGGGACAGTCTTGTAGCTTCCAGACCACAGAGCTGCACTGGGAACATCAATAAACCCTCTCATCTCGCTGCTCAGAGTTTgccacaagaaaaaagaaaagcaaagaaaaaaactg encodes:
- the ackr4b gene encoding atypical chemokine receptor 4b, whose protein sequence is MEDFDYQDSSLNDSYDYNYEHSVCDKEEVRSFASVFLPVIYALALVVGLAGNTLVVVVYASRLRLRTLTDVCILNLAISDLLLLSTLPFWAADAIHGWKLGSAACKLTSFLYSTNFSCGMLLLVCISVDRYRAVAQTPTSRTGTGARVRRQWLLVCVVLWAVASFLGLPELIFSTVKHAHNRMACVAVYPLSMARPAKAALELLEVTLRFLLPFLVMVVCYCWIGRALSWAAGVRRYRKWRALRVLLAVVAIFLLTQLPYNVVKLCRAMDVMYILVTDCDVSKGLDRALQVTESLALTHACINPVLYAFIGSSFRGHVLKVAKHLGMRLKRRPRHVNEEPAVEISLNACTQTQFHTDSEDRDTSTFTI